The window TCGCTGGCCGTGGCGCGCGCGGCCGCCGAGTCGGCCTCGCTGCCGCTGTTCCGCTACGTCGGCGGCCCCAACGCCCACACCCTGCCCGTGCCGATGATGAACATCATCAACGGCGGCGCCCACGCCACCACGGGCGTGGACGTGCAGGAGTTCATGATCGCCCCGATCGGTGCCCCGACGTTCCGCGAGGCGCTGCGCCAGGGCGCGGAGGTCTACGCCTCCCTGAAGTCCGTGCTGAAGAAGCAGGGCCTGCCCACCGGCCTGGGTGACGAGGGCGGCTTCGCCCCCGACCTCCCGGGCACCGCGGCCGCGCTCGACCTCATCGCGCAGGCCGTCGAGGCGACCGGTCTCACGCTGGGCACCGACGTGGCGCTCGCGCTGGACGTCGCGGCCACCGAGTTCCACGAGGGCGGCACGTACACCTTCGAGAAGCAGGGCCGCACCAGCGAGCAGATGATCGAGTTCTACGCGAAGCTCGTGGAGGACTACCCGCTCGTCAGCATCGAGGACCCGCTGGACGAGTCCGACTGGGAGGGGTGGACCGCCATCACCTCCGCGCTGGGCTCCCGCGTGCAGCTGGTCGGCGACGACCTCTTCGTCACCAACCCGGCCCGCCTGCAGCGCGGCATCGAGAGCGGCGCCGCCAACGCGCTGCTGGTGAAGGTCAACCAGATCGGCACCCTCACCGAGACCCTCGACGCGGTCGCCCTGGCCCACCGCAACGGGTACCGCTGCATGATGAGCCACCGCTCCGGCGAGACCGAGGACACCACCATCGCCGACCTGGCCGTCGCCACCGACTGCGGCCAGATCAAGACCGGTGCCCCGGCCCGTTCCGAGCGCGTGGCCAAGTACAACCAGCTCCTCCGCATCGAGGAGGAGCTGGACGACGCCGCCCGCTACGCCGGGCGCGCGGCCTTCCCGCGCTTCAGCGCCTGAGGCAGCACCGCACCGAGGCCCCCGGGCGCGCACCGCGCACCCGGGGGCCTCGGCCGTGCCAGCCCCCGTGCGGCGGGTCGTGCCCCGCGGAGGGCACGACCTGCCGCGGGCACGCCCGCACGGCTGAGAGACTGGGGCGCGTGGCCCCCGCGAGACCCTCGTCCCGGAGCGCGGCCGCCGGTGCCCGCCCCGGGGTCCGGCTGCGCCGTCGCCCCGGTCGTGCCCCCGGCGAGCCGGTGAGCAGCCGCCCCGCACCCGCGGCCCGACCGCGCACCACCGACCCGGACGCCGGCGGTCGCGGCAGGCGCCTCACGGCCCGCGGCGCCGCGCTCCTCGCGGTGGGGCTGGTGGCCGCGGCGTCGCTGCTGGGCCCGGTCCGCGCCTACGTCGAGCAGCGCTCCGAGCTGAGCGCCCTCCAGGACGACATCACCGCCCGCGAGCAGCGGGTCGCCCAGCTGCAGGCCGAGTCGGCCCGCTGGGACGACCCGGCCTACGCCGCCGCGCAGGCGCGCGCCCGGTTCGGCTACGTGGTCCCGGGGGAGACGGGGTACACCGTGCTCGGCGCGCCCGCCTCCGCGACGCCGGGCCCCGGCGCCGCCTCGCCGACCGCCACGGCCACGCCCGCCCCCAGCTCGCTGCTCGACCGGGTGCGCTCCGGCCTGGGGCTGGGCGGGGGCGCCGCGACGCCCACGCCGACGGTGACGCCGGCGGACATCTCCTCGCCCACCGCCGCCGCGCCGGCTGCCGTGCCCTCGGCCACTCCGGTGGCGCCGTGAGCGAGCCGGAGCCCCCCGCGCAGGCGGACGACGGCGACCTCGGGCCGGCCCTGTCCCCGGAGGACCGCGAGGCGGTGCGCCGCCAGCTGGGCAGGCCCCCGCGCGGCGCCGCCAGCACGGCGCACCGCTGCCCGTGCGGCCGCCCGGACGTCGTGGCCACCGCCCCGCGCCTGGAGGACGGCACCCCCTTCCCCACCACCTTCTACCTGACGTGCCCGCGGGTGTCGTCGCTGGTGGGCACCCTGGAGGCCTCCGGCCTCATGAAGGAGATGGCGGCGCGCCTCGAGGACGACGACGAGCTCGCGGCCTCCTACCGCGCGGCCCACGAGGACTACCTCGCCCGGCGCGCCCAGCTGGAGGCACGGCTGGGGGAGGTCCCGGAGATCGCGGGCGTCTCGGCCGGGGGGATGCCCACCCGGGTGAAGTGCCTGCACGCGCTGCTGGGGCACGCCCTCGCGGCCGGTCCGGGCACCAACCCCCTCGGCGACGAGGTGCGCGAGGCGCTGGGCGAGTGGTGGGCCGAGGGACCCTGCGCCTGAGGGCGCCGCGCGCACGCGCGTGACCACCACCCCGGTGCCAGAGGCTCGCCGTGGCGGGGGGCTCCTCGGAACCCTGGGGAGAGGGGCCCTCTCCTGCCGTGGTGCTCACTCGGAGGCCGCCCGCCGCCATCGACCCAGCGCAGCCGGATGACGCCAGGCGGTGACCACGAGGCCTCGTCGGCGAGGCCCGCAGACGTCCTGCGCGCCTCGACCGCCACTCACCCCGCTCGCTCGGGTGCGCTCTCGGCCCCGTGGATGCAGGTGACGCCCCATCGGCAGCTCTGATGGGGCGTCACCCGCATCCACGGGGCGTCAACTGCACGGAAGGGGCGTCGTCGTGGCGCTGCCAGCGCTTCGGTGAGGCGGCGGGCAGGCGCACGTGGCCCTGAGGTCCTCGATCCTCGTCAGAGGAGGGACTGCTCACTGCCGGGGGAGGCGCACCCTCACGGTGAGGCCCCCGCCGGGCGTCTCGTCCAGCGCGATCCGCCCGCCGTGGCGGGTCACGATGCGCTGCGCCGTCGCCAGGCCCAGCCCGTGCCCCGCCACCGCTGCGCCGGTGGCGGGTGCGGTGCCGGTGCGGTGGGCGCCGCGCTCGAAGGCGCGGAACACCGCGGCG is drawn from Quadrisphaera setariae and contains these coding sequences:
- a CDS encoding DUF501 domain-containing protein, producing MSEPEPPAQADDGDLGPALSPEDREAVRRQLGRPPRGAASTAHRCPCGRPDVVATAPRLEDGTPFPTTFYLTCPRVSSLVGTLEASGLMKEMAARLEDDDELAASYRAAHEDYLARRAQLEARLGEVPEIAGVSAGGMPTRVKCLHALLGHALAAGPGTNPLGDEVREALGEWWAEGPCA
- a CDS encoding FtsB family cell division protein, which translates into the protein MAPARPSSRSAAAGARPGVRLRRRPGRAPGEPVSSRPAPAARPRTTDPDAGGRGRRLTARGAALLAVGLVAAASLLGPVRAYVEQRSELSALQDDITAREQRVAQLQAESARWDDPAYAAAQARARFGYVVPGETGYTVLGAPASATPGPGAASPTATATPAPSSLLDRVRSGLGLGGGAATPTPTVTPADISSPTAAAPAAVPSATPVAP
- the eno gene encoding phosphopyruvate hydratase, whose amino-acid sequence is MASIEAVGAREILDSRGNPTVEVEVALDDGTIGRAAVPSGASTGAFEAVEKRDGGSRYGGKGVEGAVSAVLDTIGPEVVGFEASEQRLLDQAMIDLDGTDNKGALGANAILGVSLAVARAAAESASLPLFRYVGGPNAHTLPVPMMNIINGGAHATTGVDVQEFMIAPIGAPTFREALRQGAEVYASLKSVLKKQGLPTGLGDEGGFAPDLPGTAAALDLIAQAVEATGLTLGTDVALALDVAATEFHEGGTYTFEKQGRTSEQMIEFYAKLVEDYPLVSIEDPLDESDWEGWTAITSALGSRVQLVGDDLFVTNPARLQRGIESGAANALLVKVNQIGTLTETLDAVALAHRNGYRCMMSHRSGETEDTTIADLAVATDCGQIKTGAPARSERVAKYNQLLRIEEELDDAARYAGRAAFPRFSA